In Leptospira langatensis, a single window of DNA contains:
- a CDS encoding ankyrin repeat domain-containing protein, translated as MKFRNIKFRILDLPPILLKFALRSLLILGLFFSFAISERSLVSKENSIPKIYVHNFKLETGVPKSLENRFRNGVINSILHNFEGKYNIADDDSLAALLKQAELKQRQNCSDEICMKQIADAIDADELISGTIFTSGKGYKINLRAQKRDSVALTYTIKISFDLEFPEYQIDYYSSEAGRKLIDPKYSINFAAAYPGPTDKVEFSNFKIQTDKNGEINALDFKTEDQSAKGLLDAIRPRLSYADELVREKKYEKSISEYIQTLAALEERLSDRSKKEISDYLKAIRSKISSAYFLSYQDSLSNLDSKASKGGEVSDLKNLNSDYKKLKLSYLAKTADVYRLKDFEKALDDRIEKTSLAVFGLEEKEGDRKYSDFDFTGAIQSYRSIRNDLSKIKNNPDFSAVKARIERKIVTSEITGRSYLQSKLSGFYQSLEKSFLAEGLESDPESKKIHIEKIRDGFRAVLETLGRSEFVSEEQIKNFNQFRNQTASKVGENLFDQSKADLLLLEAIDRKSKIEIDSCIKLGANPNAVDPHSDKTAAERLAGNDTILISADSLKILRNSLKTNSDLDLQFFESIRQRNLDEIVRFVLRGSDPNTKDYLGNTPLHKTAGFGYYEVSSFLLQIGAELNSKNGDGETPLHRAVAHGFYDLAGLFLRSGANPNVTRNDGMTPLHLSVNYPEIVLMLLQRGADVNMKNDDGWTPLHKAAESGDQEALKLLLRAGAKVNEKDNNGWTPMDWAVQKDRYENPNIVKILKTAGAECQVNCVE; from the coding sequence ATGAAATTTAGGAATATAAAGTTTCGGATCTTGGATCTGCCCCCTATTCTCCTGAAATTCGCTTTGAGATCTCTTTTGATCCTCGGCCTTTTCTTCTCTTTTGCGATATCTGAGAGATCCCTTGTCTCTAAAGAAAACTCGATCCCTAAGATCTATGTGCACAATTTTAAACTTGAGACGGGAGTTCCCAAATCCTTAGAGAATCGTTTTAGGAACGGAGTCATCAATTCCATCCTGCATAATTTCGAAGGAAAATATAATATTGCCGATGACGATTCCTTAGCGGCTCTTTTGAAACAAGCGGAGTTGAAGCAAAGACAGAATTGCAGCGATGAGATTTGCATGAAGCAGATCGCGGACGCAATCGATGCGGATGAACTCATCTCAGGAACTATTTTCACTTCCGGCAAAGGATATAAGATCAATCTCCGGGCCCAAAAAAGAGATTCGGTAGCTCTCACATATACGATCAAGATTTCTTTCGATCTGGAATTTCCGGAATATCAGATCGATTATTATTCTTCGGAAGCGGGTCGAAAACTCATAGATCCGAAATACTCTATTAATTTTGCAGCCGCGTATCCAGGACCCACGGATAAAGTTGAGTTCTCCAATTTTAAGATCCAAACGGATAAGAACGGAGAGATCAATGCCTTAGATTTCAAAACGGAAGATCAAAGTGCGAAAGGTCTTTTGGATGCGATCCGACCCAGGCTTTCTTACGCGGACGAACTTGTTCGAGAAAAGAAATACGAAAAATCGATCTCTGAATATATCCAGACCTTGGCAGCGCTGGAAGAAAGATTATCAGACAGATCCAAAAAAGAGATTTCCGATTATCTAAAGGCGATCCGCTCTAAGATCTCCTCTGCATATTTCTTATCTTACCAGGACTCTCTCTCTAACTTGGATTCTAAAGCGAGCAAAGGAGGAGAAGTCTCCGACTTAAAGAACTTAAATTCGGATTATAAAAAGCTAAAGCTTTCCTATCTCGCCAAGACGGCGGACGTGTATAGGTTGAAAGACTTCGAAAAGGCGTTAGACGATAGGATCGAAAAGACCAGTCTTGCGGTTTTTGGTTTGGAAGAGAAGGAGGGAGATCGCAAGTATTCCGACTTCGATTTTACGGGTGCCATCCAAAGTTATAGATCGATCCGAAACGATCTCTCTAAGATCAAAAATAATCCGGACTTCTCCGCCGTAAAAGCAAGGATCGAAAGGAAGATTGTTACTTCTGAGATCACTGGTCGTTCCTATTTGCAAAGTAAGCTTTCCGGATTCTATCAGAGTTTGGAAAAGTCCTTTCTCGCAGAAGGATTGGAATCGGATCCCGAATCTAAGAAGATCCATATAGAAAAGATCCGAGATGGATTTAGAGCCGTGTTAGAAACCCTTGGCAGATCCGAATTTGTTTCGGAGGAACAGATCAAGAACTTCAATCAATTCAGGAACCAAACCGCATCCAAAGTAGGAGAGAATTTATTCGATCAATCCAAAGCGGACCTTCTTCTTTTAGAGGCGATCGATAGAAAGTCGAAGATAGAAATAGATTCCTGCATCAAACTGGGAGCCAATCCGAATGCCGTCGATCCTCACTCCGACAAGACAGCTGCCGAAAGATTGGCGGGGAACGATACAATCCTCATCAGTGCCGATTCATTAAAGATACTTAGAAATTCCCTGAAGACGAATTCAGATCTGGATCTGCAGTTCTTCGAATCCATTCGACAAAGGAATTTAGACGAGATCGTTCGATTTGTATTAAGAGGTTCAGATCCGAATACAAAGGACTATTTAGGGAACACCCCTTTGCATAAGACAGCAGGCTTCGGTTATTATGAAGTCTCCAGTTTTCTTTTGCAGATAGGAGCGGAATTGAATTCCAAGAACGGGGACGGAGAGACTCCGCTTCATAGAGCGGTAGCTCACGGTTTCTATGACCTTGCAGGATTGTTCTTGCGATCGGGCGCCAATCCGAATGTGACCCGAAATGATGGAATGACCCCTCTTCATCTATCCGTAAATTATCCCGAAATCGTTTTGATGTTACTGCAAAGAGGCGCCGACGTGAATATGAAAAACGACGACGGATGGACTCCTTTGCATAAGGCGGCGGAAAGTGGCGACCAAGAAGCATTGAAGCTTCTTTTAAGGGCAGGAGCCAAGGTTAACGAGAAGGACAATAACGGTTGGACCCCGATGGACTGGGCGGTGCAAAAAGATAGATACGAAAATCCTAATATAGTGAAGATCTTAAAGACCGCTGGTGCCGAATGTCAGGTGAATTGCGTGGAATGA